In Zingiber officinale cultivar Zhangliang chromosome 8B, Zo_v1.1, whole genome shotgun sequence, a single genomic region encodes these proteins:
- the LOC122015147 gene encoding choline-phosphate cytidylyltransferase 2-like gives MTRLQSKRQGDAVPPGLAEEPPASTVSESEPVEYAAAPPPQIQKEVPSDRPVRVYADGIYDLFHFGHARALEQAKKSFPNTYLLVGCCNDEITHRYKGKTVMTESERYESLRHCKWVDEVIPDAPWVITKEFLDKHHIDYVAHDALPYADASGAGNDVYEFVKSVGKFKETKRTEGISTSDIIMRILKDYNKYVMRNLARGYTRKDLGVSYVKEKQLRVNMGITKLRETMKAQQEKLHIVAKIAGMHRDEWVENADRWIAGFLAKFEEHCHIMETAIKDRIQERLRRQSSKEMDADLLQEPLAS, from the exons ATGACGAGGTTGCAGAGCAAACGCCAGGGTGACGCTGTGCCGCCTGGATTGGCCGAGGAACCCCCTGCGTCTACCGTCTCCGAGTCCGAGCCGGTGGAGTATGCAGCAGCGCCGCCGCCTCAGATCCAGAAGGAGGTTCCTTCGGATAGGCCCGTCCGCGTCTACGCTGATGGGATCTACGATCTTTTCCACTTTGGGCACGCCCGGGCTCTCGAACAAGCCAAAAAGTC ATTTCCAAACACCTATTTACTCGTGGGTTGCTGCAATGATGAAATAACCCATAGATACAAAGGGAAAACGGTCATGACAGAATCTGAGCGCTATGAGTCGCTTCGTCATTGCAA GTGGGTGGATGAAGTGATTCCAGATGCTCCATGGGTTATCACAAAGGAGTTCCTTGACAAGCACCACATTGACTATGTTGCTCACGATGCCCTTCC ATATGCAGATGCAAGTGGAGCTGGAAATGATGTTTATGAATTT GTTAAGTCGGTTGGAAAATTTAAGGAGACAAAACGGACAGAGGGCATATCTACCTCAGATATTATAATGAGGATTTTGAAAGATTACAATAAGTACGTGATGCGCAATTTAGCGAGAGGATATACAAGGAAAGACCTTGGTGTGAGCTATGTGAAG GAGAAGCAATTGAGGGTGAACATGGGCATAACTAAGTTGCGTGAAACAATGAAGGCTCAGCAAGAAAAG CTACATATAGTAGCTAAAATTGCTGGGATGCATCGGGATGAATGGGTAGAAAATGCCGATCGTTGGATTGCAGGATTTCTTGCAAAATTCGAGGAACACTGCCATATCATG GAGACCGCCATCAAAGACCGAATTCAGGAGAGGCTCAGGAGACAGTCAAGCAAAGAGATGGATGCCGATCTTCTGCAAGAACCGTTAGCCTCATAG